TTAGTGAAAGGTCAAGGCTCAAGGTTTACATGGAACATGAGAAGCTGGACTTGCTTTGTTGATGAATGATGGGTATAGCAAGGATGGGAAACAGATGTATGTTCCTAAAGGTAAAACTTGCCAATTGTCACATTGCCAGTTGTCACCGGTGCTGGTTACTCTTCTCTTTATTCATAAATCTACATCCAAGATTCATGCTCAGAATGGTAAAGATCTTGCTTTAGCTAGGTTTTGGCTTTAAAATTTTGACCGTAGAAATTTAAGTAAAAATGAAAAAAAAAAAGTTAACTACGTTTTTTTTTAAATGGAGAGAAAAAGGCTTTGAAATCTTAAAAAGTGGTTGTAGAAAAAAATGTACAAAAAACAGTTTTTTTTTTTTTAAATAGATTTTTAAGACTTTACATATTTCTAAAGCCTAAAAAAAGTGATTGGCAATTTTTTCGCTTTTATGGCTTTACATAACCACTCTAAAATCCATATAACAATTGGACCCTCTAACAAAATTAAGTGAACCAAACTCATGTGTGTTTATTTTTGTCTTGAGAAAACACTTTTCACATCTTATTAGTTGAATTTGAGGATGTGTTTTCTGTCATGAAGGATTATTCCTCTAAAGTGTTTGGTTCCAAGATTAAATAGTATGGGATCACTGTTCCAGCACGAAAAAACCCAACTTCTGATTCTTATATGTTTAACTTAATGTTTCAAACATCCATTGGTACATACTGTTTGATTCTTGGGTGGGTATTCTTCATTTTACGATTGTTCATGAACTATTTTCATTCAACGAGTTTATATGAGTCTCAGGTGTAATTTCCTATTTCAGATCTCTCTCGTCTATCATTGCTCACGATCTAATGCTTGGATTAATGATAAGATAAAGAAAATCAAATATTTTACCTATATTAAGGTTTAGGTTTGTTATATTATGTAGAAGGCGCAAGATTCATATGCAAATTTAAGAGGTACATAAATTTCAATTTACATATAAAAATCTAAGTCAAAATTCATTGTTAGAACATTTTAGGTAAATACAAAAAATACATTTAATAAATTTTCAAAGAATGGTTCAACACATGAAAAAATATTGTGACTTATGTTTCAATAGGTAAGATATGTCATTTATCACATTTAAAGAATTTTATTATGGGGTTTGCATAGTTTTAGCACAATGCACTATATACATTCCTAAAGTATGAGCTGGCATATATATCTACATTTTTATTTGTTTAGACTTTAGATTATGATGTTCCAAAGATCATCATCACATTTGTTTGCTTTAATTTAAACGGGATTTTATCATAATTTGTATACATTATCTTCTATTTATTGGATTTTCTACACATTATATTCTATTTTGTTGCTTGTTTTGGTATCTCCTTCAACATAACACTTATCACTTGTTTAAACCAAAGGGGTTTGCTACTCTTATTTAAACCAAAGGGATTTGAGGCATTCAGAGGTTGATTATCGGTTTTTAGTGTTGGGTTGTTTGGTCTCTGTGCATTGGTAGTTTTTTCTGTCATTTCAAGGATTGGCTTAGTTCAGATGGTGCTTGGGGGTACCTTCGGTTCACCGTCCTGATTCAGTTCCAGCGCCGGTCTACATCTATTATAGCCTCAACTCACAAGTGAACTTCGACTCTGTAAAACAAGATAAAAATAAAAAAGAATAAACAATACCTTAAAAAAAATTAGATAGATGATTGGGCCCTAAGTGGTCGCTTATACTACTTCTGCAGCGGGCCAGGCCTGCTCAGTTCTTGTGCGCTCCTCGCTCGTTCTAAACAGTTTTTGAGCTCCTATTACTTTTGTTCATGACTTCATGTCTCCTCTCTATTGCTTATTACTTTTGATGCTGAGAATAAATTAGCAAACTGCTGTATGTTTCGTAAACTCTCTCGCTTTCTATAGAAAACCCTTTTGCAAAAAGAAAAAAAAAATTATCACTTGTTTGTAACATCTCTGAAATATAAAAATGTAACAAAACTAAGAGCATGCAAGTTTGTCGGTTGTGGAGTTGTACGAGCAAAGGAAAAAAAAACTAGTGGTACAGGGAAAATAAGAAAGTGAATCAGGTAGATTAATTCAAACTCTAACCCGAGAATCCAATAACTAAAATAGAAAAGCACAAGTCAAACCTAAAAGTATGGAATGGCTCACACGTTCGTTATTGTTTTTTCTAACACCATTAATTATTGTTTCTTAAATGCAAATTTATATCATAATATGAAATAAAATAAAAAATATTTTAGAATGGAAGATGCCGTTGTGGTCATGTCGGAAACATCTTCCTTTTTTTTTCTTTTTTTTTTTTTATGAGCAACCATGTCGGAAACATCTAAAAGCTCCACAAACAACGTCTCTCTCGTGTATCTCTTAATCATTGTTTTTAAATCAAAATTTTTCTTAAGAGTGTTCTTCGTTTTTTCTTTGTAATTTTCTTCCTTTCTTATTGTAATGGGCTGATCAGAGAAAAGCCACTTTATGTTATTTGATTTTCATTATTCTGTTTATTTTTATTTTAGCTGGACGGTGTGTCTGAATAATTCAATGCCTTTCTCTTCTTCTCCTTTCTAAATCTCTCTCCTCTCTCTCTAAACCGAAGAAGCCATGGGCGACGAGCACTCTCTCATCCCCAAGGTACCCCTTTTGTTTTATAATCCGGTTAGGTGTTTTTTTTGTAGGACTTTCGTTTGATTCGATTTGGGTTTCTATAACAATCGAATCTTTAGACATCTAGGGTCTTGAGTAGTTTGAATTTTGTGATGCCCATGTTGTTTTTTTAGCCCTTGATTTATGTTTTTTTAATTGTTTCTAAAACAAGCAAACAACTCAATTAAATGTATTTGTCTAAATTACAGGATAGTTTCGTCTTCAAGCTCCCTAAAAAATCCCCACTTGTGTTGAGAATGGTCGTTCTCATGTTTGTAACGGTCTGCGCTGTCTACATTTGCTCAATCTGTCTTAAACAAATCGGTGTCGTCCCAAGCGCTGGTTTCTTGAACGTCGAAGTGTTTGAGAAGCCTTGTCCTGAGCCCAACATCGAACCATGGGACATACCATATGTGCATTACCCTAAACCCAAGACATACAACAGGTAAAAATGGGATAATGTTTCTCAGTCTTTTGTTTGGTTCTACTGCTTATGGTGTTGGTTGTGTGTGTGTTAGGGAGGAATGCTCGTGCAATCCTGTTAGATATTTTGCGATTCTATCGATGCAGAGATCTGGTAGCGGCTGGTTTGAGACTTTACTGAACAATCATACTAACATAAGCTCCAACGGAGAGATCTTTTCGGTTAAAGATAGGAGGGCTAATGTCTCCACCATTTTCGAGACCTTGGACAAAGTATATAATCTAGATTGGTTGAGTAGTGCTTCTAAGAATGAGTGCACTTCTGCCGTTGGTTTGAAGTGGATGCTTAATCAGGTAAGAATGTCTATAAATGTTTTAAGTGATTTATTGCAATTAATAGATAAACATCTGTTGACTGCTACCACTCTGTGTGTGTGTTTATTACCTGACATAACGTTTACTCACTGTGTTAGTATCTTTTAGATGCAATAAAGGCTCTAAAAATGTTGAAATCATTTATCGTAATAAAAGATAAAGATTCTGACATTTAATTGCTACCACTCTCTGTGTTTATTACCTCTGTGCTTTATACAGAACGTTTACATACTGTTTTAGTTAGTTTAGACGCTGACAGGCTTGCATGTGGTGCTCAGACTCATTCTTCAGCTTTGGTCTATGTTGATTCAGTTCCACCGAGTTGGCTTTCGTGTTTTTGGACATTTAGATGTTGTTTTTAATCAGTTTAGCCTTTGTTGTAAAAAAAAAATGCCGGAACTATAGATTTGTGTGTTTATTATATCCTTAGGACAGAACCTAAACTATGATATAAGACAAGAGCTGAGCTTAATCTTTCATGTTAGATCCTGAAATGAGACTTGTTTGCAATAACTGCATTGTGATTGGTTATGATGATAAAACTTTTTTTCGAAAATTGGACTTAGAGAAGGGATAATGTTCTTGGTTTATGTTGTAATGTGGTTGGGAATGAAACATATGCAGGGTCTAATGAAACACCATGAAGAGATAATAGAATACTTCAAAACCAGAGGCGTCTCTGCTATTTTCCTCTTTAGAAGAAACCTCTTGCGCCGGATGATTTCGGTTCTTGCAAACTCTTACGATAAAGATGCTAAGCTATTGAACGGTACTCACAAGTCCCACGTCCATTCTCCTAAAGAGGTTTCCCTTTTTCTCTGTCTCCTTGTTTACATATCTCTCTGCACATTTGTTTTTTTTTTCTGTGAAACTAAACATGTGAAACAAATGGGGTTTCAGGCTGAGATATTGGCGCGCTATAAACCGTTAATTAACACAACCCTTTTGATATCGGATCTGAAGCAAGTTCAAGAGATGACTACAAAAGCACTTTCTTACTTCAATACCACTCGCCATATTTTCCTCTATTACGAAGATGTTGTCAAGAACCGCACCGTGAGAACATATTTTACAACAAACATTGTTTTTTTTTTTTTTTAATAAATTGAACGTCTTTTTCTTTTGCAGAGACTAGATGATGTGCAAGAGTTTCTAAAGGTTCCAAAACTTAATTTAAAGAGCAGGCAAGTGAAGATTCATCACGGTCCTTTGTCACAGCACGTACAGAACTGGGAAGAGGTTCAAAAGACATTGAAAGGGACTGGTTTTGAAAACTTTATACTAGAAGATTACCGCAAGTGAATTAAACACAGTAGGAGAGAGTGATGTACATAAACCTCTCTCAGGATAATGGTCAGACCATCAACTTGTAGGAAAGTTTTGCTAGTGCCACAAGCAGGTTTTGCAAATCTTTTTATCTTTTAGTTTTCTCTTTTAATCAAGGTGGTAGATTTTAATTTGATTCATTCTTTTATCAGGGAACTAAGATTTATATTGTAATCAGAAACGACGATCTGGTTCATCCTCTTAATTTGCTTCTAATGATTAGATCAGTTTGTCACCAAATATGGTTTGTTATGTAAACTTGAGGCAAACGGGATCGAAAGCTCTTGCTTCTCTCTGTTGTTCAGTCAGTCCTATTCTTATGCCTGGAATGAGAAGATGTTGGAGTTTGAATTGGCTTAGTTTCAGTTATTCCTCCGAGCTTGATACGGTCTAGGCCACAAAAGTCACTATCTCTAGCCACTAGGTAAGCCATCTAGATCCCTTAGATCATCATTCTCATAATCACCACTCTCTGACTCACCAGCTGACTCCTGAGCATCATTGACTCAAGTTTCGCTGAAACTCACCCGTATCTTTTTTTTTTTTTTGAAGTTATGTATCATAGATGAGATGTAAAGACGCATTCCATTCTCTCAGAAACCAATTTGTAAAGGTGTACAGATACAAGTTATATGCCTTTATCTAGTCTCTTGGGATCAGGTTTAACTTAGTACCTCATGACGACTCAGCTCCCTTGGGGACTCAGGAACTTGAATAGAATCTCTAGCTGTACTTTCACAGACTGACATCGCCTTTCCTTGGGCTCCATTCTTGATCGTGATCTATAGTGTCTTCTGTTTTACCTTAAAAACTCGAGAGAACCTTATGTCCTTTGAATCCAATGTCTTTCTCTGCCCTTTTGAGTTCTTTCTTCATCATAACTGGTATCCCAAACCGGCTATGAGATCTCAAACCTCCAAAATCCTCAGACACGTTGGCCAATATTGCAAATTAACACATCTTGGACTTTCTTGTGTAGCAAAATAAACAAAGGAATTTGGCAAGATCTGATGGAGACGAAAAACCAACTGACTAGTTATATATTCTCTAAGAATTCATGTTTAGTTTCTTCAAGCATTTACCGAAGGATTGTAGATCCATTCAGTAATTAAGGTTATGGTTTTGATCTAACATACTGAACAAGAAATGAATAAATCAACTTTTATCTACGATTTTGAAGGTGAAAATGTGTATCTTTACTGAAGATATAATCGTGATGAAAGAAAAAGTAAGATTACAAATTAACCAGAATTGGATTTTGACCTGCGCCTCCGCGCAGATGTATTTTTTAAAAAAATGTGATGCTATTTGTTTTTATGTCACTATTTAGAGTTGGGAAAAAAAACTCAAATTCGAAGAAGCGAACCAATCCCAATCCGAATAAGTAGTACAAAATCTGAACCAAAATTGATTAAATATCCGAATTATTCAAAATTTTGGTATTTGAAGAACTGAAACCTAGTCCAATCCGAACCGAAGTATTTTGGGTATCCAAAATAGATTTATATACTTTTGTATATTAATTATTTTTAGATTTAAAATATATAAAAACATCCAGAATTATATGATACTTTTAAATTCGTTTAAATACTTGAAAATATATACAAATAATCAAACGTAAATATCTAAAATAGTTAAAATATACTCAAAACTCCAAACATACTTAAATAATTATTAATTCTCTATCCAAATATTTAAACCAAACCAATTTATATGTTAAGTTAGGTACTCTAACATATGTTATTCAAATTTATATGTATTATATTCTATTTTTATAGTTTTTTTAAATTAAAGCATATAATAAATTTTAAATTTTTTAAAATAATTAAATTGGTTATCCAAATCCGAACTGAATCTTTAAAGATCTGAACCGAACACGAAATCCCAAACAGACCTGAAAACGAACCCGAACGCCCACCCCTAATCACGGTTATATATCATATATATGTGTCATCATAGGTTACAAAAATAAGTGTTGTCATATAATTAATCGTATTTTATACGTACCGTCAAATAAGTAATCTTATAATTAATAATATTTTTTACGTATAATCATATAAATAATCACATATATTATATTTTTAAATTTCAATGTGAAATATAAAAATCATAATTTAAGTTGGTGTTTGAAATTGGGTTTTGTATTGTATTTCTTATAAATATTAAAAACATTTTTAAAATGGTTATTAGAAAATATGTTAGTAAAAATCAATTTTTGAATATATGTATATTTTTGAATGAATTTTTGATATAAATTAATTTTAAATTATTATTTTGATTTGAATATGTATATCAAGTAACATAAGTCTATTACTTTTTAATATAATGTAATGGACTTCCAGTTTTTTTACTAGCATAAGCCTATTACTTTTTTTTTCTAACTTACTGTTATCCCTGTTTCCAAACAATATTATATTTATTTTTCACTACTATTCATGTTTCCAAACAAATACTAAAGATATTTCTGCTCTAATAAGATACATACAAAAGAGTATACTATTAGTGCAAGATGCCAAAATTTCCTTCTCCTTTTCCTTTTAGAGTTGGTTTTATAAAATCATAAAGAAGCTTTGATCTCTGGTCATTAATTGCTCTGATCTTCTATGTTTCAGTTGACTATTTAAAGTGGCATTGGCTCTCTTTGGGTTTGTGATTGACCTGCAATAATATATTTTATATTTTAAAACTGAATGTGAATTTTGGTAGATTATTTTTTAATAAAAATATTTTATTTTTAATATTTTTTATATTCTTAAATAGAATTTAGAAAGTATTTAGTTAGAATTTTTTACATATTTTACAAAATAATTAATATTTTATTAAATTGTATTATAACATTATCGTTAGAACATGTATATATAGTTTAATTGGTTTGTATATCAAATTTTTCGTCTATAAAAATTACTAAAATAAAAAAGTGAACTCATGTTACAAATAGACTCACATTTGCAACTAAAGTATAAAACACAAAAGTTATTAAGAAGAAACATAACTATATATATGTGAATTCTATTAATTTAATAAAAACGCAAGAATATAAAAGTTTCATAAATTTAGGAATATACTTTTATCCATAATATTCTTTTGATTGTTTTACGACTGATGTAATTTTTGTGGTTATTTTGCTTTGAAAAAGGTTTTGAAAATGATGAAGTTGTGAGGAAAATAATATTTTGCGATTGATTCTGATTTGATAACATTTTTATAACCTCTTAGAAAGAAAACTATACAATTATAAATAATTAATAAAATATTTATAAATTTTATATTTTATGAATTGTTTCTCAGAAATTTAAAAATCTGTATAAATAGTTTTATAAATCCTAATAAATGGTTTTATGACTCAAGAAAATAATTTGTTATCTATGAAGAATAATCTATAAACTTAAAAAATGATTTAACAATTTTATAAAATAGTCCTATATATTAATTTAAAATTAAAAACCATACCATCAATAAGTATTAAAAAAAATATTTTATAAAATTCTTTTCATTTTTAAATTTTAAATTATTTACAAACCTGTTAATCTTATCGATGGTTTTTAATTTTATAAAATATTTAGAAAAATAATTTATAAAATTATTAAATCATTTTATTAATTTTAAATAATTTACAACCCAGTTAACCTTCATAAACATTTTCTAAATTCTTATAAATGATGAGAAATTCTTCCTTATAAATGACTTTATAAATCTTTATAGCATTTTTTATAGATCTTTATATATTTATTTGTAAACTCTTATTAATGATATAATAATCATTATTGATGATTTGACACTTTAAAGATGATTACCGAATATTTATATAATTATAAACTATTATATATATTTTATAAACCATTAGAAATGAACCAATATAAATGACTTTAATTTTTCTTACAAAATATATATTAACCATCAAAGATGATTTTAAACTAATGCAAATAATTTATAAACTCGCTATATGATGCATTAATAGTTATTATAATATTTTTATTAGAATTATATGTTTTATATATGTATTATGACTTATATAGAAAAATATTTTTTTATAGCTGTTTATAATAGAAAATAAAGCTAATATATTATTTTTATTAACTAATTTTTAACAACATACTTCATATAATTTATAAATAGATTATTAGTGCAAAAAAAAATGATGGAGTATTAAATAGAATTTCCATAATTGCTACCATTAAATACTATAAGTGATTATGCATAAGAATATATACAAATAGTTTGGAAACTAACATTAATTGGTTATAGGATTGCTTTTTTTAGACTTGATTAAAAATAAATGAAAATTAAAAATCTTTGACCAATGAAATTATAAGAATTTTTCTCAAACTGTCTGTATGAATGACACGTTAGTAGAAGTCACTTAGTGACTTCTCAATTAATATATTGTAGGATTATTATCTTTCTAATGGACTTTTGGATTATTGGCAGTGCCATGACTCCATTGTAAATAATGAAACTTTGGCTTACGGCAGCACATTTTTAAGAAAATTAATAGAGCATCTTACATTAGTTATTTTTCTTATTAAGTCAGCTTTGATTAATTATATTATTATTTTTTGTCAAACTAATTATATTATTTTATAATATAATTATTTTATATTTTATGTAGGATTAATTATATTATTTTATAATATAATTATTTTATATTTTATGTAGGATTAATTATATTATTTTATAATATAACTGTTTTATATTTTATGTAGGATTAAAATAATTATATTATTTTAATCTTACATAATAAATAATAGAAGATATCTATTTATATAATTTATGTTAGAAGTCTTATACTAATTTGGATATAAGCTCCATACTTACTAGATGAAGATACCAAGAAGATTGATTGTTATGGTTATAATTAATGGTCTTATGGCTACCTAGTGATATTTTTTTATTTTAATACTCCCTCTATTTTTTTATAATTATCGTTTTGGAATCATTTTATTGTTTCGATATAGTTGATGTTTTCCCAAAAAACAATGCAGAATACAGTGCCAAATGACTTTATTTACACTATATTTACTCTACTATGTGCTTTACGTGATATGATCATTAATTAATTCTAAGGGTAGAAAATGTATTGTATTGGGTGATTTAAATTGTGTGCATGTCTACGACGTCATATCTCTATAATATTATTTGAGAAGTTAGTTTCTTATGTGTCGCGCTCACATTAATTCTCACGGTGGTTTATTACATTTACACATTTAATGAATTAAAAATATTATTAGTGATTTCTATTTTTTAATATTATTAGTGATTTCCATTAATAACAATTATCTATGTTTCTTTTTTCTTAATAAAACTATGATTAACTTATTAATGTAATTTTCCTTTTTATTAAAAC
The DNA window shown above is from Brassica oleracea var. oleracea cultivar TO1000 chromosome C3, BOL, whole genome shotgun sequence and carries:
- the LOC106332043 gene encoding uncharacterized protein LOC106332043, whose amino-acid sequence is MGDEHSLIPKDSFVFKLPKKSPLVLRMVVLMFVTVCAVYICSICLKQIGVVPSAGFLNVEVFEKPCPEPNIEPWDIPYVHYPKPKTYNREECSCNPVRYFAILSMQRSGSGWFETLLNNHTNISSNGEIFSVKDRRANVSTIFETLDKVYNLDWLSSASKNECTSAVGLKWMLNQGLMKHHEEIIEYFKTRGVSAIFLFRRNLLRRMISVLANSYDKDAKLLNGTHKSHVHSPKEAEILARYKPLINTTLLISDLKQVQEMTTKALSYFNTTRHIFLYYEDVVKNRTRLDDVQEFLKVPKLNLKSRQVKIHHGPLSQHVQNWEEVQKTLKGTGFENFILEDYRK